One part of the Chthonomonadales bacterium genome encodes these proteins:
- a CDS encoding M20/M25/M40 family metallo-hydrolase, protein MAVSGDISDRLLAECIGRPRAPAELQWLCDNVGGRTSGAESGHRAEEWAHHLLRRWGLANVRFDSFPVTVWTRGSIDAEVLGSTGWRLTALAHGNAPRAADVTAHVVDVGHGEREQWLAATDTVGGAIALCDEGASAGRRPLHRTEKLGLAIELGAAGLMIVSSAPGGLPRTGVCHEGESPIPSAGISLEDGERLRRLLKAGAAPEARVRMANGMARATARNVLADLPGSEAPGEVVLAGAHLDSWDVAQGATDNGLGTAIVLEAARALAAVGRAPRRTLRFALWAAEEVGLLGSRRYAERNADVLADHVAVMNFDMTGDPFGYWTPGREEPAPLLRGLVAQLAGLGMREEWSHRAGLHSDHQPFMLAGVPVVGLQGRIVGDGGHYYHSVGDTFEKVSLPALARAAAVAAHTLWALADAPERPYAMMDPAGVRAMVEEAGLREALEAEGYDGPPMRA, encoded by the coding sequence ATGGCCGTATCCGGCGACATCTCCGACCGCCTGCTGGCCGAGTGCATCGGACGCCCGCGGGCCCCCGCCGAGCTCCAGTGGCTCTGCGACAACGTCGGCGGCCGCACGAGCGGCGCCGAGAGCGGACACCGCGCCGAGGAATGGGCCCATCACCTGCTCAGGCGCTGGGGCCTCGCCAACGTGCGCTTCGACTCGTTCCCCGTTACCGTCTGGACGCGCGGCTCCATCGACGCCGAGGTGCTGGGGTCGACTGGCTGGCGGCTGACGGCGCTCGCTCACGGCAACGCGCCGCGCGCCGCCGACGTCACCGCGCACGTGGTGGACGTAGGGCACGGCGAGCGCGAGCAGTGGCTGGCGGCGACCGACACGGTGGGCGGCGCCATCGCGCTGTGCGACGAGGGAGCTTCGGCGGGCCGCCGTCCCCTGCACCGCACCGAGAAGCTCGGCCTAGCGATCGAACTCGGCGCGGCCGGCCTGATGATCGTGAGCTCGGCTCCAGGCGGGCTACCGCGCACCGGCGTCTGCCACGAAGGCGAGTCGCCCATCCCGAGCGCGGGAATCTCGCTGGAGGACGGCGAGCGGCTGCGCCGCCTGCTCAAGGCCGGGGCAGCGCCCGAGGCGCGAGTGCGAATGGCGAACGGCATGGCCAGGGCCACCGCGCGCAACGTGCTGGCCGACCTGCCGGGCTCCGAAGCGCCCGGCGAGGTCGTGCTGGCAGGCGCCCATCTCGACTCCTGGGACGTGGCGCAGGGCGCGACGGACAACGGGCTCGGCACGGCCATCGTGCTGGAGGCCGCCCGCGCGCTCGCGGCAGTTGGCCGCGCACCCCGGCGCACCCTCCGATTCGCCCTCTGGGCCGCCGAGGAGGTCGGGCTCCTCGGCTCCCGGCGCTACGCCGAGCGGAACGCGGACGTGCTCGCCGACCACGTCGCCGTGATGAACTTCGACATGACTGGTGACCCCTTCGGCTACTGGACACCGGGCCGGGAGGAGCCCGCGCCGCTGCTGCGCGGCCTCGTCGCTCAGCTCGCAGGGCTCGGGATGCGCGAGGAATGGTCGCACCGCGCCGGCCTCCACAGCGACCACCAGCCCTTCATGCTGGCCGGCGTGCCGGTCGTCGGCCTTCAGGGTCGCATCGTGGGGGACGGCGGCCACTACTACCACAGCGTGGGCGACACGTTCGAGAAGGTCTCGCTCCCCGCGCTCGCTCGCGCCGCCGCGGTCGCCGCGCACACGCTCTGGGCGCTCGCGGACGCGCCGGAGCGCCCGTATGCCATGATGGATCCCGCCGGGGTGCGCGCGATGGTCGAGGAGGCGGGGCTGCGGGAGGCCCTGGAGGCCGAGGGCTACGACGGCCCGCCGATGCGCGCCTGA
- a CDS encoding FGGY-family carbohydrate kinase: protein MATERTVIGIDVGTGSARAGIFDPGGRMLASAVEPIRMWKPRPDHVEQSSDDIWRAVSKVARACREQAGATPESVAGISFDATCSLVVLGEGDRPLPVNEEGEAERNIIVWMDHRALAETDAINAGGYDVLRYVGGRLSPEMETPKLKWLKAHLPDTWSRAVRFLDLADFLTYRASGVDARSLCTAVCKWTYLGHEGERGRWDRGYFADIGIADALDGRRVVDDVRPMGSDLGPLTAASAADLGLTTACRVGVGIIDAHAGGLGLLGAVWEGKAGRDPADLESGLALIGGTSNCHMAVSREPRFIDGIWGPYYGAMVPGMWLTEGGQTTAGSAIDHVIADHANAPSLQAEAKRRRKTVYELLNAEVARLQQESGKGPELTRDVHILPYFLGNRSPKADPHARAAYDGISLDESVTSQALRYYAAIQAVAYGTRDIIAAMNRSGYRIRSMYVTGGGTKNPLWLQEHADATGCSILLPREPEAVLLGSAILAAAASGLHPDVAAAMQTMCGSGATVRPRRHTAAYHRAKFAVFNAMYREQRGHRARMARF from the coding sequence ATGGCCACCGAACGCACCGTGATCGGCATCGACGTGGGCACCGGGTCCGCCCGCGCCGGGATCTTCGATCCCGGGGGCCGAATGCTGGCCTCCGCCGTCGAGCCGATCCGCATGTGGAAGCCCCGGCCCGACCACGTCGAGCAGTCGTCCGACGACATCTGGCGGGCCGTCAGCAAGGTCGCGCGCGCCTGCCGCGAGCAGGCCGGGGCGACGCCGGAGAGCGTCGCCGGCATCAGCTTCGACGCCACCTGCTCGCTCGTGGTGCTTGGCGAGGGCGACCGGCCGCTGCCGGTCAACGAGGAGGGCGAGGCCGAGCGCAACATCATCGTCTGGATGGACCACCGCGCGCTGGCGGAGACCGACGCCATCAACGCCGGCGGCTACGACGTGCTGCGCTACGTGGGCGGCCGGCTCTCGCCAGAGATGGAGACGCCCAAGCTCAAGTGGCTCAAGGCGCACCTGCCGGACACGTGGAGCCGGGCCGTCAGGTTCCTCGATCTTGCCGACTTCCTCACCTACCGGGCCAGCGGAGTGGACGCCCGCAGCCTCTGTACCGCCGTCTGCAAGTGGACCTATCTCGGGCACGAGGGCGAGCGCGGCCGCTGGGACCGCGGCTACTTCGCCGACATCGGGATCGCCGACGCCCTCGACGGCCGCCGCGTGGTGGACGACGTGCGCCCCATGGGCAGCGACCTGGGCCCGCTGACGGCCGCGTCCGCGGCCGACCTCGGCCTCACCACCGCCTGCCGGGTCGGCGTGGGGATCATCGACGCGCACGCTGGCGGCCTCGGATTGCTGGGGGCCGTCTGGGAGGGCAAGGCCGGGCGCGACCCGGCGGACCTCGAGAGCGGCCTGGCGCTGATCGGCGGCACCTCCAACTGCCACATGGCCGTCTCCCGCGAGCCGCGCTTCATCGACGGGATCTGGGGCCCCTACTACGGCGCGATGGTGCCCGGCATGTGGCTCACGGAGGGCGGCCAGACGACCGCCGGCAGCGCGATCGACCACGTGATCGCCGACCACGCCAACGCGCCCAGCCTCCAGGCCGAGGCGAAGCGGCGGCGCAAGACGGTCTACGAGCTCCTGAACGCCGAAGTGGCGCGGCTGCAGCAAGAGAGCGGCAAGGGCCCGGAGTTGACGCGCGATGTGCACATCCTGCCCTACTTCCTCGGCAACCGCTCCCCGAAGGCCGACCCGCACGCTCGCGCCGCCTACGACGGGATCTCGCTCGACGAGTCGGTCACGTCGCAGGCCCTGCGCTACTACGCCGCCATTCAGGCGGTGGCCTACGGCACGCGCGACATCATCGCGGCCATGAACCGGTCGGGCTACCGCATCCGCAGCATGTATGTGACGGGCGGCGGAACGAAGAACCCGCTCTGGCTCCAGGAGCACGCCGACGCCACCGGCTGCTCCATCCTGCTCCCGCGCGAGCCCGAGGCCGTGCTCCTCGGCTCCGCGATCCTGGCCGCCGCCGCCTCCGGGCTGCACCCGGACGTTGCGGCGGCCATGCAGACCATGTGCGGGTCCGGAGCCACCGTCAGGCCGCGCCGGCATACCGCCGCCTACCACCGCGCCAAGTTCGCCGTCTTCAATGCGATGTATCGCGAGCAGCGAGGCCATCGCGCGCGCATGGCGCGGTTCTGA
- a CDS encoding S24/S26 family peptidase translates to MRSEEDRAHMSRSRWPRTRVHDDGVRAGARLPVDGCSMWPLIAPGDTLELEWAASPVRVGDVVVFRAGGETVVHRVVEMRRGTDPAEPGLLLITKGDRAARCDPPVGCGAVLGRVAVVHSRRGALYPHVVPAGWLCRLTARVSRLQARLITPLAGACPWSRPGCLPLRAWRRLILLAGWAPAWALGQAAWSAARCAAVADSALLALERRRARRER, encoded by the coding sequence ATGCGTTCCGAGGAGGACCGTGCCCACATGTCGCGCTCCCGGTGGCCACGCACCAGGGTGCATGACGACGGCGTGCGTGCGGGCGCGCGCCTGCCGGTCGACGGCTGTAGCATGTGGCCCCTCATCGCCCCGGGCGATACGCTGGAACTGGAGTGGGCGGCCTCGCCGGTGCGCGTGGGCGACGTAGTCGTGTTCCGCGCGGGCGGCGAGACCGTCGTGCACCGCGTCGTGGAGATGCGGCGCGGCACGGACCCGGCCGAGCCCGGCCTTCTCCTGATCACCAAGGGCGACCGTGCCGCGCGATGCGATCCGCCGGTCGGCTGCGGCGCCGTGCTCGGCCGCGTGGCCGTGGTGCACTCCCGACGCGGCGCGCTCTATCCCCACGTGGTTCCGGCGGGGTGGCTGTGCCGGCTCACGGCCCGCGTCAGCCGGCTCCAGGCCCGGTTGATAACTCCGCTCGCGGGCGCGTGCCCCTGGTCCCGTCCGGGCTGCCTGCCGCTACGCGCGTGGCGTCGGCTGATCCTCCTGGCGGGATGGGCTCCGGCCTGGGCGCTCGGCCAGGCGGCATGGTCGGCTGCGCGCTGCGCCGCGGTCGCCGACAGCGCGCTGCTGGCCCTCGAGCGGCGGCGGGCTCGCCGCGAACGATGA
- a CDS encoding nucleotidyltransferase family protein, whose amino-acid sequence MISPADRALLLACRVHLDDATADRLAGALREVRDWDCLVRQAVAHGVAGLLSRHLRALPGNGSAPEAALADLLTLGRATALRNARLMAQAAEILRAAHGAGLRVMPLKGIALLDGVYHDRSLRPMADLDLLVPPDELRPAAALLAGLGYAIDARYPGTRRLREMLLHELQLTHAARAGRVDLHRRLVPLTGAGTARLWRAAGPRDCAGAPAWAMDDVDRLVYLAAHLHRHGWDSLSRFCDIAECVRAGGIDAERLVERARAAGAAAATGFALWWVREHLGASAPAGAAEALCPRAPEIGRALRRGDSPVPDPASGPAERLKRQLPLLDGRVARAVAGARHAARSAAVSVLRRAFDGRPAPGGRPCGGRQARIGGPS is encoded by the coding sequence ATGATCTCGCCCGCCGACCGCGCGCTCCTGCTTGCCTGCCGCGTACATCTCGACGACGCGACGGCCGACCGCCTTGCAGGCGCCCTGCGCGAGGTGCGAGACTGGGACTGCCTGGTGCGCCAGGCGGTCGCCCATGGCGTCGCGGGGCTCCTCTCGCGGCACCTGCGCGCGCTCCCTGGCAACGGGAGCGCGCCGGAGGCCGCCCTCGCCGACCTGCTCACCCTCGGCCGGGCCACGGCCCTCCGCAACGCGCGGCTCATGGCGCAGGCCGCCGAGATCCTGCGCGCCGCGCACGGCGCGGGCCTGCGCGTGATGCCCTTGAAGGGGATCGCGCTCCTGGACGGCGTCTATCACGACCGCTCGCTGCGCCCGATGGCCGACCTCGACCTGCTCGTGCCACCCGACGAGCTGCGCCCGGCCGCCGCGCTCCTGGCCGGGCTGGGCTACGCCATCGACGCGCGTTACCCGGGCACGCGCCGCCTGCGCGAGATGCTCCTGCACGAGCTTCAGCTCACGCATGCCGCGCGGGCGGGGCGCGTGGACCTCCACCGGCGACTGGTCCCGCTGACCGGCGCGGGCACCGCGCGGCTGTGGCGTGCGGCCGGCCCGCGCGATTGCGCCGGCGCGCCGGCCTGGGCGATGGACGATGTCGACCGGCTGGTCTACCTGGCCGCGCACCTGCACCGGCACGGATGGGACTCTCTCTCGCGTTTCTGCGACATCGCCGAGTGCGTGCGGGCCGGGGGGATCGACGCGGAGCGGTTGGTCGAGCGGGCGCGAGCGGCCGGGGCCGCCGCGGCAACCGGGTTCGCGCTCTGGTGGGTGCGGGAGCATCTGGGCGCGTCGGCGCCGGCCGGGGCGGCGGAGGCGCTCTGCCCGCGGGCTCCGGAGATCGGGCGCGCGCTGCGGCGCGGCGACAGCCCGGTGCCGGACCCGGCTTCTGGACCGGCGGAGCGGCTGAAGCGACAGCTCCCGCTGCTGGATGGCCGGGTCGCCCGTGCCGTGGCCGGCGCGCGGCATGCCGCGCGGAGCGCGGCCGTGTCTGTGCTCCGGCGCGCGTTCGATGGGCGCCCGGCGCCCGGCGGGCGGCCGTGCGGCGGGCGTCAGGCGCGCATCGGCGGGCCGTCGTAG